From Brevundimonas vesicularis:
GACCTTCGTTGTCCGCGGGAACCGTAAACTCGAACCCGAGCGCCGGCGTGGAGAACAGTTCGACGCGATAGCGCTTGCCCGGTTCCAGGTTCTGCACCGCAAACCGTCCAACCGAGTTGGTGAAGAACAGTTCGGGCTGGGCGTTCGCATCATCAAGGGGCGTCACACGACCCGAGATCAGCGACACAGGACGGTTTTGGTTGCCGACCAGACGGCCCAGCGCACTGACGAACTTGGCGCTGCCGACCTGGATGGCGTAGCCGCTCTTGTAGGTCGGACGGACGCGCGCGATGCCGTCGCCGATGTTGTAGCCCAAGGGCGCGTCGAGCACATCATAACGCACCGACTGGTTCACATAGGCGGTAAGGTTGTTCGCCACCGCGCCGCCCAGCAGGCCGCTGCGACCCGTGTAGCGACCGCCTTCGAAGCTGTCGCCGACGATGACGGGATGATCGTCGATGCTCTTGTGCGGATAAACGATGGCGAAGCTGTCGTAGATGTTGCGGCCCACAGCAACCTTGCCCCCGGTCGTCGAGATCGACGATCCGAAGCGCAGGTTCGTCACCTGCTCTTGCGTGATATTCGAGAAGTCCCGCCCGAACGCCGTATGGCTCAAGCTGGCGTCGAAGCGGTTGCCCACATAATCGACCTGACCCGAAACGGTCGCCGGACCATCGTCATAGGTGGAGGCCAGCGAATAGCCGAAGGAACCGACGCGGTTCTCGCTGGACTGTTGCGCGCGCACACTGCCGCTGTTGCGGGCCGAGTTATAGCGACCTTCGACACGGCGATCGTAACGCGGCTGCCAGATTAGGGCGAAGGTCGCGCCGAAGCCGCCTGACTGGAAGCCGCCGAAGCTGGCGCCGAAGTCGGAATACTCCAGACCGACCTGCGCACTCCATTCCGGCGCGAACCGGTAGGTGGAGGTCGCGTTGATCGAATAGGAATCGTCGATCAGATCGCTGCGGCTCATCCGATAGGAGGCGCTGACGTTCGCCAGCCAGTCCTGCGAGAACTGGTGCGAATAGCCGCCCGAGAACACCCATGACGTCGGGTTCTGGCCGGTCGGATTGCCGATGGAGGAGAAATCCTCCGACGTGAAGTCGGCGACGACGGTCCAGCTATCGAAGGTCTCGCCCAGATCGACGACGTGGTCGTAACCGAGCGCGAAGGCGTAACCGACGCCGGGGTCGCCGTTGCTGGCGGCGGCGTCCAGGCGAACCCGCGCGCCGTTGCGAAGAATCAACTGGCTCTGACCCGACAAGGTCTGGGCGTCCTGCGACGCCTGGAAGCCGATGCCCACAGCAGGTCGGTTCTCGAACGCCTTGCGCCAGAAGCCGGTGAAGGCCAGTTCGCCTTCGGAATAGTCAGGCGATCCGAAGATGCCGTTGTTGATGGCGCCGATATAGGCGCCGTATTCGTAGTCGCCCGGTTCAAGCTCGATAGCGTCCAGATAGGCGCTGTAGGCGACGGTTTCGGCGCGGCCCGAGTCGTTCTGAATCTCCAACTGGATGTCGTTGGAGCCGGTTTCCAGCGGTAGGTTGGTCAGGTCGTACTGGCCGGGATCGAGGCGAAACTCGCGGACGAAGACGCCGTTTCTCAGCACACGGATCGTCGAGGCTTCCTGAAGCACCAGCTGACGGCCGCCGGCCAGGACGTTGTTGCGAAAGGAGTCGAAGCGTTGACGCTGGCGCGACACGCCGACCCCGCCGAGCTGCGAAAAGCCCTGACGACCACGGATTTCCGGCTCCAGATCGCCGAGATACCAGCGGCGATAGTCTTCGGGCTGATCGAAGACGAACCGGGCGTAGCGACGCTCGACATTGTATTCGCCCGTGAACAGATCCTCGCGGCCCTGAACGTCGGCTTCGAACACCAGGCGCTTGTAGCGGATGGCGCCGTTCAGGAAGACGCTGGGTTTGCTGACATCGCCGGTCGATTCCCGACGCTGGATCGAGACGTTGCTGTTCAGATAGGCGCTGAAGGATTCGGGCGGCAGACCCGGCGTTTCCGGCTTGCCGCCGCGAAACAGCGACTCGACCGTCCGCTTCGTCGGATCGATGCGCAGGACCAGAACGGCCAGTTGCTCAGGGTCGTAGTCCAGCTGAATGCCGGTATCGTTGATTTCTTCGGGTGCAAAGGAGGTGATGCCTTGCAGCCGGGTCGCGAGCTCGGTTTGCGCTTCCGGGGTCAACAGGGGATCGATCAGCGTCTTGAAGCCCGCCGTGTCGACAATGAAGCGGTCGTCACGCGTCAACACGACCGGAAGTTCACCCAGCACGCGGCTGTTGAAGTTCAGCGGCACCGTCATCGGGATGTTGCGATCGTAGGGGTTGATGTCGCGACGCTCGCGCGGCGCGGCAGGCGCAGCCGCAGTCAGCGGCGTTTGCTCGATTGGAGCCGGCGCCTCAGGCGCAGCCCCGGCCACCGTTGGGGCGGGCGCGGGCTTGGCGGGCGCCTGCATGGCTTGAACGCCGGAGGCGGCGGCTTCGCCAGCCGCCAGACTGGCTCGGTTCAGAGCCGCCGTGGCATCCTCTGCCGCCTGTTCATAGGCCGCGCTAGCCGCCCTGATGGCGGCCAACGCCGATGATTCCGGAACGCACGCCAGCCCGCAGGCCAGTGCGAAAACCGAAGCGCCCCCCAGCGCTCTCATCGTCCGAACTTCAACGTAACGGGCTTGGCGGGATCCAGCGCCGTGCCGGTGGGCAGTTTGAAGGTTCTCTTGCCGCCGCCGGGAGCCAGATAGCCGACGCCGACGGTCTTGGAGATTTCACCGCTGTCGTATTCGCGACGGAAGGGCTGGCCGGCGGTGTCGGTGCCTTCCACGATCCAGGTGGCGCCGCTCATCAAAGCATAGCGCTTGCCGGTGTTAGACACGACGATCTCGATGCCGGGTTCCGCAGGCGGCGGAGGTGCCGCCTGACCGTTGGTGAGAGTGGGATCGATCTCGGGCGCCGGCGGGCTGACCAAGGCGGGCGTCACCGAGACGACCTCGACCTTCGGTTCGGCGCCGGGCGGCGCCACGACGATCAGCGCCTTCATTGTGTAGAGAACCTGGACCGACACCGCGCCGCCGCTCTCGGGCGTGGCGGTCGGGTCGGTGGCGACCGGCAGCTGGCGAACCCATAGATAATAGGCGTGGGAGGTCTCGATCTTGGGATCGCCGACCCACTGAACCCGAACAACCTGACGACCATTGACCGGCACCAGCCCTTGGGGCGGGAAGACCAGGAAGTCGTCGTCGGCGTCCGTCTCGGTCACATTGCCGTTGGCGTCTATATCCATGCGCGTGATGCGCGTTTCAAACGGCAAGGCGACGGAACCGACATTGCCGACCTCGATGCGGGCAGCTGATCCGGCGCCGGTCGTCGTCAGTTCGGACACCATCGGCGACACGCGCATGGCCCACGCGGCACCCGCGATCGCCATGATCAGGAGCGCAACAGCAAGCACGCCGATCGTCAGGGCGATAGACCTGCCCCTGCGAACGCTGAACGATGAAGACATTCTGCTACTTTCCCCCGAAAACCGGTCTGACGCCGGCTTGAGATTCCCGTCGCGACCCGTCGCGCCTAGGCTGCTGCAAGCGTTGCGCCAGCTTGAATTAAGTATGGCGTAACAATGGTGACTGAAACGCAAACAGGGGGGACATAGAGACCCCCCTGTCGCCGTTTCTCAAGTCGTTCTGAAGATCAGAAGGCTTGGATATTGACGGACAGCTGGCCTTCATAGGCGCCGGCGAGCAGCGACTTGGACGGAACGGGGATGTTCACGTTCAGGGCCATGGCCGACTTCCAGGCGCCGTGGCTGGCGCTGGTGGAGTTGGCGTTGGCGGCCAGGTTGATGTAGTTGCCGTTGGTCGCGGCGGCCGTGGAGCCGACGGCGCCGGCGGTGTAGGTGCCGGTGACCGAGTAAGGCAGGTTGGCCTGGAAGACGTTGGAGTCGTAACCGGCGCCCGAGTTGTTCACCAGGCCGCGGATGTCGTTCTTGGACACGGTGACGGTGTTGGACGTGTTGCAGCCGGCCAGGTTGGTGTCGATGGTGACGTTGGCCGGAGCGGTCATGTCAAAGGCGTTGGCCGGGCCGGTGTCGTCCGAGGCGTAGATGCCGATGGTGCCGAAGTCGATCGTGGTCGAGGCGTTGCCGGTGTAATAGGCGCAGTCCGTCGACACCGCGCCCTTCAGGGTGAAGGTCGCGCCGTCATTGTTCGACGCCGTGCCGTTGTTCGCCGCCGAGCTGCCGTTGATCAGGACCATCGACACGTTCTGGTTGGAGTTCGTGTGGATGCCTGCGGCTTGCAAACCAGCCAGATAGGGTGCGGCCAGCGGTTCGGACGTCTCATTGATCGTGGCGTTCGGGATCAGGTAGACGTTGCCCGTACCAGGGATGTTGATCGTGGGGCCAGCGGTAACGCCAGCCGTAGCCGAGGCGTGATACACCGTTCCCGCAATCGCGGGGGCTGCGACCATGGCCAGCGCAGCGGCGCCAGCCAGAAGAGCTTGCATTTTCATGTTGCTGCTTCCTTCAGGAGGGTAGGCGTCGGCAACAGCCGACGCCCTTTGGTCTCAAGTCGTTCTGAAGATCAGAAGGCTTGGATGTTGACGGACAGCTGGCCTTCATAGGCGCCGGCGAGCAGCGACTTGGACGGAACGGGGATGTTCACGTTCAGGGCCATGGCCGACTTCCAGGCGCCATGGCTGGCGCTGGTGGAGTTGGCGTTGGCGGCCAGGTTGATGTAGTTGCCGTTGGTCGCGGCGGCCGTGGAGCCGACGGCGCCGGCGGTGTAGGTGCCGGTGACCGAGTAAGGCAGGTTGGCCTGGAAGACGTTGGAGTCGTAACCGGCGCCCGAGTTGTTCACCAGGCCGCGGATGTCGTTCTTGGACACGGTGACGGTGTTGGACGTGTTGCAGCCGGCCAGGTTGGTGTCGATGGTGACGTTGGCCGGAGCGGTCATGTCAAAGGCGTTGGCCGGGCCGGTGTCGTCCGAGGCGTAGATGCCGATGGTGCCGAAGTCGATCGTGGTCGAGGCGTTGCCGGTGTAATAGGCGCAGTCCGTCGACACCGCGCCCTTCAGGGTGAAGGTCGCGCCGTCATTGTTCGACGCCGTGCCGTTGTTGTTGGCCGAGCTGCCCGAGATGGTGATCAGCGACACATTGCTGTTGACGCCAGGGTTCAGCGCATCGGCGATACCCACGATGGTCGTGTTGTTGCTGGTGCCCGTGAAGGAAACACCAGGAATGGTGCCGAACGGCGTCGGGATCGGGGGCGTAATCTGAACGGTGCCCGTCACCGAGCCCTGGTAGACGGTGCCGGCCATTGCAGGGGCGGCGATCATGGCGAGCGCAGCGGCGCCGGCCATCAGGGAAGCGAACTTCTTCATTTCAGTCTCTCCAAGCGAATGATTTCGCGAAAAATGGTCGATCGAGGTGGCAGCCCCTCCCCGTCCGAGCTCGTCCACTTAATCTTCTGTTAACAACCCGTCAACAGTAAAGAACGCTGTTAGCTACAACTATGTGCGTATTCGCGCGCCAGGCGAAATGTCCGTTTTGCTCATATCAAGCAAAAGTTCGCCGTGCTTATTCTTTTATCGAATACGACAACTTGTCCGTACAGAGTATTAATCCTCGACGCTGCGATCACACTCGCGGCGTTACCGTCACCGTCAAGGTTTCAGTATACTGACCGGCCAGAAGACCTGCGCCTGTCGGTTGACGCGTGCGGAACTCGATCTTGCCGCCGCCGGCCGCGATGCCGTTGCCGCTGCTCAGCATCCCGACATGGTCGGCGCTGCTGAAGCTGGCCTGTACCGTACGGGGCTCAGGCCGAAGCGTCGGAACGGTCAAGGTGACGTCATAAGGCAGGACGCCCGCGAACGGCCCTTCGCCCTGCGGTTTGGTGACGTGAGCCAGACCACCCCGCGCCGAGGTCACGCCCAAATCAAACGGCACATTGCAGTTCAGGCCGAAAAGCGCAGTGGCGCGTTCGCCGCCCGTCAACTCACCGAAATCGATGTCTCCACCGCCCTGTATTTCACAGCGCGGCACAATCTGACCGACGACATTGACGTTCAGCGTCTTGCCCACGTCGAGAGTGTCGACGACAGGCTTGGCCAGAGCCGGCGATGAAACGACGGACATCATCAGCACAACAGCACCGCTCAGACGGCGGACCGACGAACGCAATGACCTTGATGAACTCTGCATCGCCCCAACCCCATTTCCGTCCCTAGGACGGCCCGTCACCCCGACGGTTCGCCCCACCCCTCCAAAAGCCGTGCCATCCCGAATCGACACATTCGGCGGGTCAGGCAGGCTTAGGTTAACAAAAGGTTAACGACGGCCGCTCTACTCCTAAGAGCGGCGTTACGCAACGGATTGCGAGAGGCCAGTGGCGAGATGGCGCGGACACTGGTTCCAGGGCTGCGAGAAGGTATAACCTTGACCCTAGGTCGAGGGCTCTGATGGTTGATGACGGCTTTGGCTTGAAGACGGAACTTGACGTTGACCTGTCAGCGGATTGCCGACGCCGACAATCCTGGAGGTTCAAAATGAAACGCTTTCCGACAGGCTAGCTCTCTGACTACGCGCCGAACCTGAAAGACTGCGCCTCGGTTAGAATGCGAGTTTTCTACCGCGCCAGTGCGCGATCGAAGCATAGGCTCCGGCCACTCCAGTTCCGGCTAGCGCCCCTTTCGGCCAAACACTGTGCAGAGGTTCGGCTGCCGCCTCGGCCTGCAGCTCAGAGTTGGCCAAGTCACTTCGATTGGGTGCGAACTTCGCAGAACCAAGCCGTCTGCAAATGCTACGAAGCAGTCCGCGAACCAGGGCCGTCCCACGAAGTGCGCTCTTGGAAGCACATACAGTTGGGGATGGCGCAGATCGCAACTTGCCACGTCCCCACGCTAGCGATCTTGGGCGTACTAGATCGCCAATCCAGCTCCTCAGCCTAAGATCGGGAACCTGTAGGTCTAGAGCTCTCGGCCTCATAGAGCAGGAACGGAAGGCCAGACGATGCTGAACTTTTACAGCTGCGCCTTTATTAAGCTGGCTATGATGGGATCAGGTGTTTGAGACGCCTGAGCGACGCAACTTCTCACAGGGAAAGCGGGCGTTGGAAGATGGCTGGACGAGGACCCTCTCCTCCAGGTTGATTTTCGACAGGCGTTGCACGTAGCAACCCCTAACGGGGCAGCTTTGGCTTGACGGCGCGGAGGTTTTGGGGCCTTGGCACGACATCATCTATGCTCGCAGGCCGAAATGAACGACGCAGTTGACCCCGTAGACATCGCCATCGGCGGACGCATCCGCACCCGTCGTGAGGAACTGCGCATCACTCAGGCGCAGTTGGCGGCGGGCGCGGGCGTCACCTTCCAGCAGATCCAGAAGTATGAGCGCGGCGTTAACCGCGTCTCGGCCGCCCGCCTTCTGCAGATCGCCTCCGTGCTGAAATCGACCGGCGCGGCGCTGCTGGGCGAACTGGAAACGGCCGAGGGCGATGAGCTGGCCCTGGCCGCGCCCGGCGTCGCCGAACTGCTGGCGGCCTTCCGCGGCATCAAGGACGCCGCTCAACGCGACGCCCTTCTGACCGTGGCCAAGGGCCTGCGCGGCTGATCAGGCCCGGTTGCTGGCGCTTTTCAGCAACTGCTCAACCTCATCGCGATGGTCGGCTCCGTCGAGAGCCGCGCCCGCCAACCACGACTGGATGGCGTCCAGTGCGCGCATGTCGCGACCGTCCGAGCGGCCGGCGTCGGACAGGCTCTGGCGAATGATCTCGATCATGCAGACGGCTTCGACGGCCGAGGTCGGGGCATGATCGAGAAGCGTGGCCTCTGCCGCCTCCATTGGCGCCAGATCCAGCTCGACCAACAGGTTCTCGCCGCTGGCGGACAGCGACGGCGATCCGACCTGTTTGGCTAGATTGGCCGTCTCCAG
This genomic window contains:
- a CDS encoding helix-turn-helix domain-containing protein; the protein is MNDAVDPVDIAIGGRIRTRREELRITQAQLAAGAGVTFQQIQKYERGVNRVSAARLLQIASVLKSTGAALLGELETAEGDELALAAPGVAELLAAFRGIKDAAQRDALLTVAKGLRG